The Zygosaccharomyces rouxii strain CBS732 chromosome A complete sequence genome window below encodes:
- a CDS encoding uncharacterized protein (no similarity) produces the protein MQEVLFKEHQYIQRGKSLKRYISKLRNVLKNNRLAGKAKKDLEVRSQKKEKPKRNSLSSKRKRSLTSANNTNNITPTRKETQSAKKQDSPKWKRQKRTSRDRGRTSSKKRRDPHGNCDLLASEQSENPHNHADSPLSRRSKNSKSYNRRKHSKEAKNLTLDDIQEHPMLQQELVANINGSYIQFHLVSVDPKLLLQGPPVITTEPMPSLIWPYD, from the coding sequence ATGCAGGAGGTACTTTTTAAGGAACATCAATATATTCAAAGGGGAAAGTCCTTGAAACGTTacatttccaaattacGAAATGTGCTAAAGAATAATAGACTCGCTGGTAAGGCCAAGAAGGACCTAGAAGTAAGGtctcaaaagaaagagaaacCAAAAAGAAACAGCTTAAGTAGTAAGCGCAAAAGGTCTCTTACAAGCGCTAATAACACTAATAATATTACCCCTACACGGAAGGAAACTCAATCTGCAAAGAAGCAAGACTCACCTAAATGGAAGAGACAAAAAAGAACTAGCAGGGATCGAGGTAGAACAAGTAGTAAGAAACGACGTGATCCGCATGGAAACTGCGATTTGTTAGCATCAGAACAATCAGAGAATCCACATAATCATGCCGACTCTCCTCTCTCCCGACGttcaaagaattccaaATCGTATAATAGGAGAAAACATTCGAAAGAAGCAAAGAATTTAACACTTGATGATATCCAAGAGCATCCAATGCTACAACAAGAACTCGTAGCTAATATTAATGGCAGCTATATTCAATTCCATCTCGTTAGCGTAGATCCcaaacttcttcttcaaggACCGCCAGTAATCACTACGGAACCTATGCCTTCACTCATTTGGCCTTATGATTAA
- the PTC1 gene encoding type 2C protein phosphatase PTC1 (highly similar to uniprot|P35182 Saccharomyces cerevisiae YDL006W PTC1 Type 2C protein phosphatase (PP2C) inactivates the osmosensing MAPK cascade by dephosphorylating Hog1p mutation delays mitochondrial inheritance deletion reveals defects in precursor tRNA splicing sporulation and cell separation): protein MGVSEEDISGTPTEYQLTYQVGVAENKNAKFRKTMEDVHTYVKNFASRLDWGYFAVFDGHAGSQASKWCGSHLHHVVEQKLLEDETRDVREVLNESFVSVDRQINTKLSGNSGCTAAVCILRWEVPDDVDNQTADFSQHTRKLYTANVGDSRIVLFRKGRSVRLTYDHKASDILEMQRIEKSGGLIMKSRVNGMLAVTRSFGDKFFDGLVVGNPFTTSVELTRDDEFLIVACDGLWDVIDDQDACELIRDIKEPNEAAKTLVRYALENGTTDNVTAMVVYL, encoded by the coding sequence ATGGGTGttagtgaagaagatattagTGGTACGCCGACTGAGTATCAGCTAACGTATCAAGTCGGTGTTGCagagaataaaaatgcaaaattcCGCAAGACTATGGAAGATGTTCATACATATGTGAAGAATTTTGCATCGAGACTCGACTGGGGTTATTTTGCAGTATTTGATGGACATGCAGGATCGCAAGCGTCAAAATGGTGTGGATCTCATTTACACCATGTTGTTGAACAAAAATTATTGGAAGATGAGACGCGGGACGTTCGGGAGGTTCTTAATGAGTCGTTTGTCTCTGTAGATCGACAGATCAACACGAAATTATCGGGTAATAGTGGTTGCACAGCGGCTGTTTGCATATTACGATGGGAAGTGCCGGACGATGTTGATAATCAAACTGCAGACTTTAGTCAGCATACAAGAAAATTATATACAGCTAATGTGGGGGACTCGAGAATAGTACTATTTCGAAAAGGGAGGAGTGTAAGGCTTACTTATGATCATAAGGCCTCTGATATATTGGAAATGCAAAGGATAGAAAAATCAGGAGGACTCATTATGAAAAGTCGAGTTAATGGTATGTTGGCGGTAACAAGGTCGTttggtgataaatttttcGACGGATTAGTTGTAGGAAATCCATTTACAACTAGTGTGGAACTAACACgagatgatgaatttctcATAGTGGCTTGTGATGGTCTTTGGGATGTCATTGATGATCAAGATGCATGTGAATTGATTAGGGACATTAAAGAACCTAACGAGGCAGCAAAGACTCTCGTTAGGTACGCTTTAGAAAACGGAACAACGGATAATGTTACTGCAATGGTGGTTTATCTTTGA
- the MED2 gene encoding Med2p (weakly similar to uniprot|Q12124 Saccharomyces cerevisiae YDL005C MED2 RNA Polymerase II transcriptional regulation mediator Stoichiometric member of mediator complex): protein MASKSPEIIPQSPPQNGRLHENKLTQCFDDIMRVAVEMMLHQQLKTVQLDSSVVNGFSHNQQRMLSEKIHIFHAILDDMETTLGKSKDYVEAIYELGREKELQKEREREELRRRQEEEERKSKEQEELRRHQEMELKAQQEKEQQQQEQQEQQKQQKQDNDVEPDLKMKFSMDTPSGLLADFPGASGDMNETGAIPKNSDDKPVSPRQYSTKIKQEQGLPQGDLGDLGGMDISMFPNMDTGFDMGSMGGEPDPNKQGGSNDPTAGLPESENANDVAGTLGDPGNNGVVDNSDDYLTLNDFNDLNIDWSATGDPGDLDLNGFNI from the coding sequence ATGGCTAGTAAATCACCAGAAATAATCCCACAATCGCCGCCCCAAAATGGTCGCCTGCATGAAAATAAGCTTACGCAGTGCTTCGATGATATAATGAGGGTAGCCGTGGAAATGATGCTACATCAGCAGCTAAAGACTGTACAACTAGATTCATCAGTCGTGAATGGATTTAGCCACAATCAACAAAGAATGCTTAGTGAGAAAATTCATATCTTCCATGCAATCCTTGACGATATGGAAACGACACTAGGTAAGAGTAAAGATTACGTTGAAGCCATCTATGAACTTGGCAGAGAGAAGgaattacaaaaggaaagagaaagggaAGAGTTGAGGAGGCGAcaggaggaagaagagagaaagagcaaagaacaagaagagtTGAGAAGACACCAAGAGATGGAGTTGAAAGCtcaacaagagaaagaacaacagcaacaagagcaacaagaacaacaaaaacaacaaaaacagGATAACGACGTGGAGccagatttgaaaatgaaattttcgATGGACACACCAAGTGGTCTGCTGGCAGATTTCCCTGGTGCTTCTGGCGATATGAATGAAACTGGTGCTATCCCGAAGAACTCGGATGATAAGCCCGTTTCACCTCGACAATATTCTACAAAAATCAAACAAGAACAGGGTCTACCTCAAGGAGATCTTGGAGATTTAGGTGGAATGGATATATCAATGTTTCCCAACATGGATACGGGATTTGATATGGGCAGCATGGGTGGTGAGCCAGATCCTAATAAACAAGGAGGCTCAAATGACCCTACGGCTGGGTTGCCTGAGTCGGAGAACGCCAACGATGTCGCTGGAACCTTGGGAGATCCTGGTAACAACGGAGTAGTCGATAATAGTGATGATTATTTGACATTAAACGACTTTAACGATTTGAACATCGACTGGTCAGCCACTGGGGATCCTGGGGATTTAGACTTAAATGGGTTTAACATttga
- the RPT2 gene encoding proteasome regulatory particle base subunit RPT2 (highly similar to uniprot|P40327 Saccharomyces cerevisiae YDL007W RPT2 One of six ATPases of the 19S regulatory particle of the 26S proteasome involved in the degradation of ubiquitinated substrates required for normal peptide hydrolysis by the core 20S particle) has product MGQGLSSGQDKKKKRSNKEKPKYEPPVQPRFGRKKRRGGPATAEKLPNIYPSTRCKLKLLRMERIKDHLLLEEEFVTNSEILKPFEKKQEEEKKQLEEIRGNPLSVGTLEEIIDDDHAIVTSPTMPDYYVSILSFADKELLEPGCSVLLHHKTMSIVGVLQDDADPMIAAMKIDKSPTENYSDIGGLESQIQEIKEAVELPLTHPELYEEMGIRPPKGVILYGAPGTGKTLLAKAVANQTSATFLRIVGSELIQKYLGDGPRLCRQIFKVAAEHSPSIVFIDEIDAIGTKRYESNSGGEREVQRTMLELLNQLDGFDDRGDIKVVMATNRIETLDPALIRPGRIDRKILFENPDMNTKKRILGIHTAKMNLSEDVRLDELVTSKDDLSGADIQAMCTEAGLLALRERRMQVTAEDFKQAKERVMKNKVEENLEGLYL; this is encoded by the coding sequence ATGGGACAAGGTCTTTCATCTGGTCaagataaaaagaagaagagaagcaACAAGGAGAAGCCAAAGTATGAGCCCCCAGTACAACCCAGATTTGGtagaaagaagagaagaggTGGTCCTGCCACTGCAGAAAAACTACCAAACATATATCCAAGTACTCGTTGTAAATTAAAACTTCTGAGAATGGAGAGAATCAAGGATCACCTTCTTTTAGAGGAAGAATTCGTAACGAATTCTGAAATATTaaaaccttttgaaaagaagcaagaagaggagaagaagCAATTGGAGGAAATTAGAGGTAACCCATTGAGTGTGGGGACTTTAGAGGAAATTATCGATGATGATCATGCAATCGTTACTAGTCCTACCATGCCAGATTACTACGTCTCCATCTTATCCTTCGCTGATAAGGAGTTATTAGAGCCGGGATGCTCTGTGCTTCTCCATCATAAAACGATGTCTATTGTAGGTGTATTGCAAGATGATGCAGATCCAATGATCGCTGCTATGAAGATTGATAAGTCTCCTACTGAAAACTATAGTGATATCGGTGGATTAGAGTCACagattcaagaaattaagGAAGCAGTTGAATTACCATTGACTCATCCAGAATTATACGAAGAAATGGGTATCAGACCACCAAAGGGTGTTATTCTATATGGTGCACCAGGTACTGGTAAAACTCTACTGGCAAAGGCAGTGGCCAATCAAACTTCCGCAACTTTCCTAAGGATTGTCGGTTCAGAAttaattcaaaaatatttgggTGATGGTCCTAGGCTTTGTAGGCAAATTTTCAAGGTTGCTGCTGAGCACTCTCCTAGTATTGTTTTCATCGATGAAATTGACGCTATCGGTACAAAGAGATACGAATCTAACAGTGGTGGTGAAAGAGAAGTTCAGAGAACCATGTTGGAATTATTGAACCAATTAGACGGTTTCGATGATAGAGGTGACATTAAAGTGGTCATGGCAACAAACAGAATTGAAACTCTAGATCCTGCATTAATTAGACCAGGTAGAATCGATAGAAAGATTCTATTCGAAAATCCAGACATGAACACAAAGAAGAGGATTTTAGGTATACATACCGCCAAGATGAACCTAAGCGAGGACGTACGTCTAGATGAATTAGTAACTTCTAAGGATGACTTGTCAGGTGCAGATATCCAGGCAATGTGTACAGAAGCAGGTCTACTGGCCCTCAGAGAACGTAGAATGCAAGTTACAgctgaagatttcaaacAGGCTAAAGAACGTGTTATGAAGAACAAAGTTGAGGAGAACCTGGAAGGTCTGTATCTATGA